GCTCCGGCTTCGGCCTGTTGGACGGGGATCACTCGGCGGCGACGTTGCCCTGGTAGTCGATCGCGACCGAGACGGTGCGGCCGTCCTTGACGGCATGGCCCCGCCAGATGCCGTCCTGGTCCTTCGAGAGGCCCGAAACGTCCGCGAAGCCGCGGGAGGCGAGGCGGTCGCGCGCCTGCTGCTCGGTGAAGGAGTTGGCCCCGGGGGCGAGGATCTTGTCCTGGCCGCTCCCGGACCGGACCGGCGGGTTCGGCGGCGCCGTCCGGTCGACGGGCGGCGCGGCGCCGGTCGGCGGCGTGGCGGGTGCCTGAGCGGCAGGGGTCTGGGCTCCGGCGACGGCGGGGAGGCCGGCGAGGAGAACGAGGAGCGCGACGCGCGCGGCTCGGACCTTGGTCATGGCTACCTCCGGGCTCCGACGGCGAGCCGCACGGAGCGTCTTCGGGCACGGGCCGGTCAGGCAGCCCGGGCCTTGCGGTTGATGCGCTGGCGAGCGATGCCGGACAGGAGCGCGTCGGCCCGCTTCTCCTCATCCAGCGTCAGGCGGAGGAGACCGGCGGCCTCGTCCATGCCGAGTTCCTCGGCCCAGGCGGCCAGGGTGCCGTAGCGGGCGATCTCGTAAT
This sequence is a window from Prosthecomicrobium sp. N25. Protein-coding genes within it:
- a CDS encoding PepSY domain-containing protein; the encoded protein is MTKVRAARVALLVLLAGLPAVAGAQTPAAQAPATPPTGAAPPVDRTAPPNPPVRSGSGQDKILAPGANSFTEQQARDRLASRGFADVSGLSKDQDGIWRGHAVKDGRTVSVAIDYQGNVAAE